The proteins below come from a single Malus sylvestris chromosome 3, drMalSylv7.2, whole genome shotgun sequence genomic window:
- the LOC126614214 gene encoding receptor protein kinase TMK1-like: MEKIWRRRRICIFVIFCVSMVAYGATFPGDLKILNDFRKGLENSELLEWPDNGSDPCGPPLWPHVYCNGDRVSQIQVQKMGLKGPLPQNFNQLSKLSNLGLQRNNFNGKLPTFRGLSELEFAYLDNNDFDTIPFDFFDGLSSLRVMALDHIPLNASTGWSLPSELAKSVQLQNLSLIECNLAGPLPEFLGALPSLSVLQLSFNRLTGVIPTSFGESLVQILWLNNQEGGLTGPIDVIASMSSLTQVWLHGNQFTGTIPANIGDLSSLKELNLNGNQLVGLIPQSLADMKLDKLDLGNNRLMGTIPKFKSGNVSYNSNPFCQTDPGLQCAPEVTALLDFLGDLNYPLSLASEWSGNNPCEGPWLGLSCNPQTKVSVINLPRRKIIGTLNPSLAKLDSLIDIRLPGNNISGKVPTNFTELKSLRLLDISGNNIEPPLPKFRESLKVIIDGNPLLVANQTVAPPPLSRSPPPLNSSQPPSDSPSDTPLSGGGKTPLSHSPPSPSTHSSPNPSGSVQVDVQPQNSKKSKTVIIVAGIAVVSVVALLMICLFIYCCKNRKKNSEAPTSVVLHPRDPSDPENMYKIAVSSNTTGSLSTKTGTTASNFSSGIGNSHMVEAGNLVISVQILRKVTKDFAPENELGHGGFGTVYKGELEDGTKIAVKRMEGGVISSKALDEFQSEIAVLSKVRHRHLVSLLGYSVEGNERLLVYEYMSQGALSRHLFHWKSFNLKPLSWTRRLSIVLDVARAMEYLHNLARQTFIHRDLKSSNILLDDDFHAKVSDFGLVKLAPDGEKSVATKLAGTFGYLAPEYAVMGKITTKADVFSFGVVLMELLTGLTALDENRPEESRYLAEWFWRIKSSKEKLVAAIDPTLEVNEESFESISIIAELAGHCTAREPSHRPEMGHAVNVLSLLVEKWKPIEDESDHLSGIDYNQPLPQMLKVWKESESQGVSYNSLEDSKGSIPARPNGFAESFTSADGR; encoded by the exons ATGGAGAAAATatggagaaggaggaggatatgcatttttgtaattttttgtgtTTCCATGGTGGCTTATGGAGCCACTTTCCCAGGTGACCTGAAAATTCTGAATGATTTCAGAAAAGGGTTGGAGAATTCAGAGCTTTTGGAATGGCCAGACAATGGAAGTGACCCTTGTGGCCCTCCTTTATGGCCTCATGTGTACTGCAATGGGGACAGAGTCTCACAGATTCAGGTTCAGAAAATGGGACTCAAAGGTCCTTTGCCTCAGAACTTCAACCAGCTCTCTAAGCTCAGCAACCTTGGCCTCCaaaggaacaacttcaatgggAAATTGCCTACCTTTAGAGGCTTATCAGAACTCGAATTCGCTTACTTGGATAATAATGATTTCGATACAATCCCTTTCGATTTCTTTGATGGCCTTAGCAGTCTTAGGGTTATGGCATTGGATCACATTCCGTTGAATGCGTCTACTGGATGGTCTTTGCCTAGTGAGTTGGCAAAATCTGTTCAATTGCAAAATCTGTCCTTGATTGAATGTAATTTGGCAGGACCGTTGCCGGAGTTTTTAGGGGCATTGCCGTCTCTCTCAGTCCTGCAACTTTCGTTTAATAGATTAACTGGTGTGATTCCGACGAGTTTTGGAGAGTCTTTGGTGCAGATATTGTGGTTGAACAATCAAGAAGGTGGACTGACCGGTCCTATTGACGTAATTGCATCAATGTCGTCGTTGACACAGGTTTGGCTGCATGGAAACCAATTCACCGGAACAATTCCAGCCAACATTGGAGatctttcttctctcaaggaACTCAACCTCAATGGCAACCAACTTGTTGGTCTGATTCCGCAGTCACTGGCGGACATGAAGCTTGACAAATTGGACCTGGGAAATAACCGGCTAATGGGTACAATACCGAAGTTTAAGTCCGGTAATGTTTCTTATAACTCTAATCCATTTTGTCAGACTGATCCTGGGCTGCAATGTGCCCCAGAAGTTACTGCACTTTTGGATTTTCTTGGTGATTTGAATTATCCATTAAGTCTTGCATCTGAGTGGTCGGGTAATAATCCGTGTGAGGGGCCTTGGTTGGGATTGAGTTGCAATCCTCAGACCAAGGTTTCCGTCATCAATTTGCCTAGACGCAAGATAATTGGTACTTTGAATCCTTCACTTGCAAAGTTAGATTCTTTGATTGATATAAGGCTTCCAGGAAACAACATAAGTGGTAAAGTTCCTACTAACTTTACTGAGTTGAAATCCTTGAGATTATTGGATATAAGCGGAAACAACATCGAGCCTCCTTTACCAAAATTCCGTGAGAGTCTGAAGGTCATCATCGACGGAAATCCTCTTTTAGTTGCTAATCAAACTGTtgcccctcctcctttatctaGAAGCCCACCTCCACTCAATAGTTCACAACCTCCATCAGACAGTCCATCAGATACCCCATTATCTGGTGGTGGAAAAACACCATTATCCCATAGTCCACCCTCACCAAGTACTCACTCGAGTCCTAATCCATCTGGTTCTGTCCAAGTGGATGTTCAGCCCCAAAATTCTAAGAAATCAAAAACAGTTATTATTGTGGCTGGAATCGCAGTTGTTTCTGTTGTGGCTCTTCTGATGATTTGTCTATTTATTTACTGCTGTAAGAATAGGAAAAAAAACTCAGAGGCTCCTACTTCCGTTGTGCTTCACCCTAGAGACCCATCTGATCCAGAAAATATGTATAAGATTGCGGTTTCGAGTAATACCACTGGAAGCTTGTCAACTAAAACTGGGACTACTGCCAGTAACTTCAGCAGTGGAATAGGGAACTCTCACATGGTTGAGGCTGGGAACCTTGTCATATCTGTTCAAATTCTTAGAAAGGTGACCAAAGATTTTGCACCCGAAAATGAGCTAGGCCATGGCGGATTTGGAACTGTTTACAAGGGTGAACTAGAAGATGGGACAAAAATAGCAGTtaagagaatggagggtggggtAATCAGTAGCAAAGCATTGGATGAATTTCAGTCAGAAATTGCTGTTCTTTCCAAGGTTCGTCATCGACATTTGGTTTCTCTTTTGGGTTACTCTGTCGAAGGAAATGAAAGGCTTCTTGTCTACGAGTATATGTCTCAAGGTGCTCTTAGCAGGCATCTTTTTCATTGGAAGAGCTTCAATCTGAAGCCTTTATCTTGGACAAGGAGACTCAGTATTGTGTTGGACGTTGCAAGAGCGATGGAATACCTACATAATTTAGCCCGCCAGACATTCATACACCGAGATCTCAAATCTTCTAATATTCTTCTGGATGATGACTTTCATGCAAAAGTTTCAGATTTTGGGTTGGTGAAACTTGCTCCAGATGGGGAGAAGTCTGTTGCGACTAAGCTTGCAGGGACATTTGGATACCTCGCACCTGAATATGCCG TGATGGGGAAAATTACAACAAAAGCAGATGTGTTCAGCTTTGGAGTGGTGTTAATGGAACTTTTAACTGGATTAACGGCGCTTGATGAGAACCGGCCAGAGGAAAGCAGGTACTTGGCCGAGTGGTTTTGGCGAATAAAGTCAAGCAAGGAGAAGCTTGTGGCTGCAATTGATCCAACTCTTGAAGTAAATGAAGAAAGTTTTGAGAGCATCTCAATAATAGCGGAACTGGCTGGTCATTGCACAGCGAGGGAACCAAGCCATCGGCCTGAAATGGGGCATGCAGTGAATGTGTTGTCCCTACTTGTCGAAAAGTGGAAACCTATTGAAGACGAATCTGATCACCTCTCAGGGATTGATTACAACCAACCTCTACCTCAGATGTTAAAGGTTTGGAAGGAATCAGAAAGCCAAGGAGTCAGCTATAATAGTCTCGAGGACAGCAAGGGCAGTATTCCTGCGAGGCCTAATGGATTTGCAGAGTCCTTCACTTCCGCAGATGGGCGATGA
- the LOC126614215 gene encoding pentatricopeptide repeat-containing protein At1g05750, chloroplastic-like — protein sequence MSLPAYTATPIQLPQLPKQPPPLLPLPNPSQPTSPNPNHYRKHSVALERTKTPIEPTVSWTSSISHRCRNGQLAEAVALFIQMRQAGIEPNHVTFVTLLSGCAHFPAKGVFFGPSLHAYARKLGLDITNVMVGTAVIDMYAKCGGVDSARLVFDGLDVKNSMSWNTMIGGYMKNGKVWDAVVLFEKMPKRDAISWTVLIGGFVKKGQFEQALEWFREMQLAGVEPDYVTIIAVIAACADLGTLGLGLWINRFVMKQDFKDNVRINNSLVDMYSRCGCISFAHQVFKSIPKRTLVSWNSMIVGFAVNGHAEEALDFFNLMQKEGFKPDGVSFTGALTACSHAGLVDEGLRYFGNMKRVHRITPRIEHYGCIVDLYSRAGRLEDALSVIENMPMKPNEVVLGSLLAACRTIGNISLAERLMKYLYEVDPSVDSNYVLLANIYAAVGRWDGANKVRKKMKDLRVHKTPGFSSVEIDCNIHEFVASDKSHVDTECIYSTLELLSFELKLRGYVPENFVTESYEFD from the coding sequence ATGAGCCTCCCCGCGTACACAGCAACCCCAATCCAACTCCCTCAACTTCCCAAACAACCACCACCACTTCTCCCACTTCCGAACCCTTCCCAGCCCACCTCCCCTAATCCAAACCACTACCGGAAGCACTCCGTCGCTCTCGAAAGGACCAAAACCCCCATAGAACCTACTGTTTCATGGACCTCCTCCATATCTCACCGCTGCCGAAATGGTCAATTAGCTGAAGCCGTTGCACTCTTCATCCAGATGAGACAAGCTGGCATTGAACCAAACCACGTCACATTCGTTACTCTTCTCTCCGGCTGTGCTCATTTTCCGGCCAAGGGTGTATTTTTTGGGCCTTCGCTTCATGCTTATGCCCGGAAACTCGGATTGGATATAACTAATGTGATGGTGGGCACGGCGGTGATTGATATGTATGCCAAGTGTGGCGGTGTGGATTCTGCTAGGTTGGTTTTTGATGGGCTGGATGTGAAGAATTCAATGTCTTGGAATACTATGATTGGTGGGTACATGAAAAATGGGAAGGTTTGGGACGCGGTTGTCCTGTTTGAGAAAATGCCTAAGAGAGATGCTATTTCCTGGACCGTGCTGATTGGCGGGTTTGTCAAGAAAGGTCAGTTCGAGCAAGCGTTGGAATGGTTTCGAGAGATGCAGCTCGCAGGAGTGGAACCAGATTATGTGACTATAATTGCTGTAATCGCGGCGTGTGCAGATTTGGGAACGCTTGGTCTAGGCTTGTGGATAAATCGTTTTGTTATGAAGCAAGACTTTAAAGACAATGTTAGGATAAATAACTCGTTGGTTGATATGTATTCTCGATGTGGTTGTATTAGTTTTGCTCATCAAGTATTCAAGAGTATACCCAAAAGGACATTGGTATCTTGGAACTCGATGATTGTGGGCTTTGCTGTCAATGGGCATGCAGAGGAAGCTCTCGACTTCTTCAACCTGATGCAGAAGGAAGGGTTCAAGCCAGACGGGGTCAGCTTCACTGGAGCACTCACTGCGTGCAGCCATGCTGGTTTAGTCGATGAGGGGCTCCGTTACTTTGGTAACATGAAGAGAGTTCACAGAATAACACCCAGAATCGAGCATTATGGGTGCATAGTCGATCTCTATAGCCGTGCAGGGAGGTTAGAAGATGCCTTGAGTGTAATAGAAAACATGCCGATGAAGCCAAATGAAGTGGTGTTGGGTTCTTTGTTGGCTGCTTGTAGAACCATTGGGAACATCAGTTTAGCTGAAAGATTAATGAAGTACCTCTATGAGGTTGATCCTAGCGTTGATTCCAACTATGTGCTCCTAGCCAATATATATGCAGCTGTTGGACGGTGGGATGGTGCAAACAAGGTTCGAAAGAAGATGAAAGACCTCAGAGTGCATAAGACACCGGGATTTAGTTCAGTTGAGATTGACTGTAACATTCATGAATTCGTGGCCAGTGATAAGTCCCATGTTGACACAGAGTGTATTTATTCAACCCTAGAGCTTCTCTCCTTCGAGCTCAAATTACGTGGGTATGTTCCGGAAAACTTTGTGACAGAATCGTATGAGTTTGATTGA